A section of the Plutella xylostella chromosome 18, ilPluXylo3.1, whole genome shotgun sequence genome encodes:
- the LOC119692415 gene encoding uncharacterized protein LOC119692415, with translation MAPPSLEQIEALMGFLEENKELALGRCNRSKEGRSLAKRLWTECATILNSVSADCPRREPDAWRLYYNEYKSKVLHKIKKQKQELSATGGGTYNIKDLTPLQERLYAILGKDVGEPLPGVRHNPLNNSSLEAVENEVSEVDYIEEV, from the exons ATGGCTCCACCATCACTGGAGCAGATAGAGGCACTCATGGGCTTCTTGGAGGAAAACAAGGAGCTAGCTCTTGGCCGGTGCAATCGCTCAAAAGAAGGGCGCAGTTTGGCGAAACGCCTTTGGACAGAATGTGCCACTATTTTAAATAGTGTCTCGGCAGACTGTCCCAGGCGTGAGCCCGATGCCTGGCgatta TACTACAACGAATACAAATCGAAGGTTctgcataaaattaaaaaacaaaagcagGAGCTGTCGGCGACAG GAGGAGGTACATATAACATTAAAGACCTAACTCCTCTTCAGGAGCGTCTCTACGCAATATTGGGGAAAGATGTTGGGGAGCCTTTGCCTGGTGTCCGCCACAATCCCctaaat AATTCATCACTTGAGGCAGTGGAGAATGAAGTCTCAGAAGTGGATTATATCGAGGAAGTGTAA